One region of Candidatus Peribacteraceae bacterium genomic DNA includes:
- a CDS encoding sigma-70 family RNA polymerase sigma factor produces the protein MSTTISFSERSPEEDEIFPQGVVSARRQETPVALTPTGAEAHASPAQPSLLRDPIAYVYNREFDDVPEEHILAPLREDIRRAPTERADGSDPFRAALNEYRTLTAEQEHHLFRQAHYCLYRAEQLRLALRARRGNPRTASLHTIARWKSRGDDILQTIVLANLRLVYTFAGKRQSRTLDFASLLSEGTVTLCRSVRMFDYGRGTKFSTYLGSAVARAFIRLEIAEWRQAHLPLPEEELPAVGSRSHPSRNDSLDIEATVGGRRREVAALFAQLNEREQRIIRWRFAHDGNMPTREEIGSRMGVCETMVRTIEARAIEKMRSAIRRGTVRILSVPVDWKLPPQPMKATNDGLRNQKGEV, from the coding sequence ATGTCCACTACGATCAGCTTTAGTGAGCGAAGCCCGGAGGAAGATGAGATCTTCCCCCAGGGTGTCGTATCCGCGCGCAGGCAAGAGACGCCGGTGGCGCTCACCCCTACGGGTGCCGAAGCACATGCGTCACCCGCACAACCTTCCCTCCTCCGGGATCCGATTGCGTACGTGTACAACCGTGAGTTCGACGATGTGCCGGAAGAGCACATACTCGCTCCGCTCCGGGAGGACATTCGTCGCGCTCCCACAGAGAGGGCCGACGGCTCGGATCCGTTCCGGGCGGCGCTCAACGAATATCGGACCCTCACGGCGGAGCAGGAGCACCATCTGTTCCGCCAGGCGCATTACTGCTTGTACCGCGCGGAGCAACTCCGCCTTGCGCTCCGTGCCCGCAGAGGGAATCCCCGCACCGCGTCTCTCCATACCATCGCACGGTGGAAAAGCAGAGGGGATGACATCCTGCAGACCATCGTCCTTGCCAACCTCCGGCTTGTCTACACCTTCGCCGGCAAGCGGCAGTCCCGTACCCTGGATTTCGCATCCTTGTTGAGCGAAGGCACGGTGACACTCTGCAGGTCCGTCCGTATGTTTGATTACGGGAGAGGAACGAAGTTTTCCACCTATCTCGGGAGCGCCGTTGCGCGTGCGTTCATACGATTGGAGATTGCCGAATGGCGTCAGGCACACCTGCCTCTTCCGGAAGAGGAGCTCCCGGCGGTCGGATCCCGCAGCCATCCTTCCCGGAACGATTCTTTGGATATCGAAGCTACCGTTGGTGGGAGGCGCCGGGAGGTGGCGGCATTGTTTGCCCAGCTCAACGAGAGGGAGCAACGCATCATACGGTGGCGGTTCGCTCACGATGGCAACATGCCCACCCGCGAGGAGATCGGCTCTCGGATGGGGGTGTGCGAGACGATGGTACGGACCATTGAAGCGCGGGCGATAGAGAAGATGCGTTCGGCGATACGGCGCGGAACCGTTCGCATACTGTCGGTGCCCGTGGATTGGAAGCTGCCGCCTCAACCCATGAAGGCAACGAACGACGGTCTGAGGAATCAAAAAGGGGAGGTGTGA
- a CDS encoding ATP-binding cassette domain-containing protein produces MPETDAITVRNLTKSFKKLKVLEGISFTVPRGTMLALLGPNGAGKTTIIRILSTLLLPDGGEARVNGYDVVRNADEVRHTIGLTGQYAAIDDALTGWENLVMMGRLYHLSREESKRRAQALLEQFELTDAAKRAAKTYSGGMRRRLDLAVSLVAAPPILFLDEPTTGLDPRSRLAMWDVIEKLLRGGATILLTTQYLEEADKLADRILMIDRGKVIAEGTASELKGKVGKDRLELVFKEERDIEKAVRNLGREDMTVRKEERTVSLPMDDVREVKHLLDRLEQAAIAVESLSLHKPTLDDVFLQLTGREPQGNTANRPAEEVKEEAAVPPSRP; encoded by the coding sequence ATGCCAGAAACAGACGCCATCACCGTACGGAACCTCACCAAGTCCTTTAAGAAGCTCAAAGTGCTGGAGGGGATCAGCTTCACCGTCCCGCGCGGCACCATGCTGGCGCTGCTGGGGCCCAACGGCGCGGGGAAGACCACCATCATACGCATCCTCAGCACGCTCCTTCTGCCCGATGGCGGCGAGGCGCGGGTGAACGGGTACGACGTGGTGCGAAATGCGGATGAGGTGCGCCACACCATCGGCCTCACGGGGCAGTACGCTGCGATCGACGATGCCCTCACGGGCTGGGAGAACCTGGTGATGATGGGGCGGCTGTATCACTTGAGCAGAGAAGAGAGCAAGAGGCGGGCGCAGGCGCTGTTGGAGCAGTTTGAGCTTACGGATGCCGCCAAGCGCGCGGCGAAGACGTACTCGGGCGGTATGCGGCGGCGTTTGGACCTGGCCGTGAGCCTTGTGGCGGCGCCTCCCATCCTCTTCCTGGACGAGCCCACCACGGGGCTGGATCCCCGCAGCCGTTTGGCCATGTGGGACGTGATCGAGAAGCTCCTGCGCGGGGGCGCCACCATACTCCTCACCACGCAGTACTTGGAGGAAGCGGATAAGCTGGCGGACCGCATACTGATGATCGATCGCGGCAAGGTGATCGCGGAGGGGACGGCGTCGGAGCTCAAGGGGAAGGTGGGGAAGGACCGGTTGGAACTGGTGTTCAAGGAAGAGCGCGACATCGAGAAAGCCGTACGGAATCTGGGAAGGGAAGACATGACCGTACGCAAGGAGGAGCGCACGGTGAGCCTGCCCATGGATGACGTGCGGGAGGTCAAACACCTCCTGGACCGCCTGGAGCAAGCGGCGATCGCCGTGGAAAGCCTGTCGTTGCATAAGCCGACACTCGATGACGTCTTCCTGCAATTGACCGGCCGTGAACCGCAAGGCAACACGGCAAACCGTCCTGCGGAAGAAGTGAAGGAAGAAGCGGCTGTTCCCCCCTCCCGCCCATGA
- a CDS encoding class I SAM-dependent methyltransferase, whose amino-acid sequence MDLYAQLDIPPKDRNTAIPQEEAEYLYRFLIKHGLSRTMETGFGYGNSTAHIIAATRSMHVAIDPYQEYYRKGGVRNMRKLGFDTYLRWINEPSQTALPEIYVHGATFDFAFLDGGHRYDEIFIDWFYTDLLLEEGGFIVFHDLWLRSMRMVTSFIRTNRKDYRAVRTPFPTMAAFRKVGTDRRDVNHFRNFCPGR is encoded by the coding sequence ATGGATCTCTACGCCCAACTCGATATTCCTCCCAAGGACCGCAACACCGCCATCCCGCAGGAGGAGGCGGAATACCTCTACCGTTTCCTCATCAAACACGGCCTCTCCCGCACCATGGAGACGGGCTTCGGGTACGGCAATTCCACCGCCCACATCATCGCGGCGACGCGGTCCATGCACGTTGCCATCGACCCGTACCAGGAGTACTACCGCAAAGGAGGAGTGCGGAACATGCGCAAGCTGGGTTTTGACACATACCTGCGATGGATCAACGAGCCCTCGCAGACGGCGCTGCCGGAAATCTACGTGCATGGGGCGACGTTCGATTTCGCCTTCCTGGACGGCGGCCACCGCTACGACGAGATCTTCATCGACTGGTTCTACACGGACCTGCTCTTGGAAGAGGGCGGCTTCATTGTGTTCCATGACTTGTGGCTACGCTCCATGCGGATGGTCACGTCGTTCATCCGCACCAACCGCAAGGATTACCGCGCGGTGCGCACGCCGTTCCCCACCATGGCCGCGTTCCGCAAGGTGGGCACGGACCGTAGGGACGTGAATCACTTCCGCAACTTCTGTCCGGGGCGGTGA
- a CDS encoding ABC transporter permease, with translation MNASSKHSTAYWYLSDSSVLIVRSWKHIFKNIDQLLSLVMQPLMFMLLFRYVFGGAIDTGPVTYVNYLMAGIIVQTAAFGATTTSMNVALDLKRGIVDRFRSLPMSNSTVLVGHVTADLARNLISTVVMILVGLLVGFRPTAGVREWLLAAGLLLSFTFAISWVSAILGLLARSVEAVMWISFMLIFPITFASSAFVPTAGMPWVLRIFAENQPVTHTIEALRALTVGTPIGAHGWIALTWWTAITLVSIPVCGWMFRRYGR, from the coding sequence ATGAACGCCTCTTCCAAGCACTCCACGGCCTACTGGTACCTGAGCGATTCTTCGGTGCTCATCGTGCGCAGCTGGAAGCACATCTTCAAGAACATCGACCAGCTGCTCTCGCTCGTCATGCAGCCGCTCATGTTCATGCTGCTCTTCCGCTACGTGTTCGGGGGCGCCATAGACACGGGGCCCGTGACGTACGTCAATTACCTCATGGCGGGGATCATCGTGCAGACGGCGGCGTTCGGCGCCACCACCACCTCCATGAACGTCGCGCTGGATTTGAAGCGCGGGATCGTGGACCGGTTCCGCTCCCTCCCCATGTCCAACTCCACGGTGCTCGTGGGCCACGTGACGGCGGACCTGGCGCGCAACCTCATCTCCACCGTCGTCATGATCCTCGTGGGCCTCCTCGTGGGCTTCCGCCCCACGGCGGGTGTGCGCGAATGGCTGCTGGCGGCGGGGCTGCTCCTCTCGTTCACGTTCGCCATCTCCTGGGTCTCCGCCATCCTGGGCTTGCTCGCGCGGTCGGTGGAGGCGGTGATGTGGATCAGCTTCATGCTCATCTTCCCCATCACCTTCGCCAGCAGCGCGTTCGTCCCCACGGCGGGGATGCCCTGGGTGCTCCGGATCTTCGCGGAGAACCAGCCCGTGACGCACACCATCGAGGCGCTGCGCGCGCTCACGGTGGGCACCCCCATCGGCGCGCACGGATGGATCGCCCTCACGTGGTGGACCGCCATCACGCTCGTCTCCATCCCCGTATGCGGGTGGATGTTCCGCAGGTACGGGAGGTGA
- a CDS encoding sigma-70 family RNA polymerase sigma factor yields MTVRMEQLFDEYPGNFEAQVPALPDDPEDLPLPGDMGREYDDAEFEEYLKDLTDEGMEPDEEEEEKKEEGPLAEEDDNDFIDDPLRMYLKQMGKIPLLRKQEEISLSMTMEENRAHFRREVLASPYVMREAMRILKRMESGKGPLDRSMQVSNKDEKGKHRLRKRLPLNVRTITDLLQRNKTLFAEAIRNRERKEERRKAWKAAKRGRRKVVRLMEELSLRTNRIEQWAKQLEEFSRRVDNHRRRIKHFDQKRDNPADREEWIREVQWILQQCQETPTQLRDRVARMAPRYAEYIGARNKLITGNLRLVVSIAKTYCNRGLSFLDLVQEGNSGLMRAAEKFEYRRGFKFCTYATWWIRQAITRAISDQSHSANLAANPTQLRTVINRLWHQYEREPTTEEVAEAGGFALKDVEKYMRRKRTPLSLDYPVGSKQEDTIGSMEEDLRYEPPSTRAVQSEQGARIAEVLESCSIRERAIIQMRYGLKDGIDYTLKEVGQIFGVTRERIRQIEAKTIRKMQGPSRSNQLKGLMDDGGEGREALSYKFNSLQQNILRTVHELEGKPPVARKRGEEPPADEKIIRRHIQQLIQEGFLRERHLKGEYPPLMSVCLTRKGKAEYFKLPAESPGNA; encoded by the coding sequence ATGACCGTCCGCATGGAACAGCTCTTCGACGAGTACCCCGGCAATTTTGAAGCGCAGGTCCCCGCGTTGCCGGATGACCCGGAAGACCTGCCTCTCCCGGGGGACATGGGGAGGGAGTACGATGATGCGGAGTTTGAGGAATACCTCAAAGACCTAACCGATGAGGGAATGGAGCCTGACGAAGAAGAAGAGGAGAAGAAGGAGGAGGGCCCGCTTGCGGAGGAGGACGATAATGACTTCATCGATGATCCCTTGCGCATGTATTTGAAGCAAATGGGGAAAATCCCCCTCCTCCGCAAACAGGAAGAGATTTCTTTGTCAATGACCATGGAAGAGAACCGCGCTCATTTCCGCAGAGAGGTACTGGCGAGTCCGTACGTCATGCGAGAGGCAATGAGGATTCTGAAAAGAATGGAAAGCGGCAAGGGGCCGTTGGACCGCTCCATGCAGGTCAGTAATAAGGATGAAAAGGGAAAACACCGGCTGAGAAAGCGCCTTCCCCTGAATGTGCGTACGATCACGGACCTCCTGCAGAGGAACAAGACGCTGTTCGCAGAAGCAATACGCAACAGAGAAAGGAAGGAGGAACGACGCAAGGCTTGGAAAGCCGCAAAGCGCGGCCGCCGCAAGGTGGTTCGGTTAATGGAGGAGCTGAGCCTCCGCACGAACCGGATCGAGCAATGGGCGAAGCAGCTGGAAGAGTTCAGCCGGCGTGTGGATAACCATCGGCGGCGCATCAAGCACTTTGACCAGAAGAGGGATAATCCCGCGGACCGCGAAGAGTGGATACGGGAAGTCCAATGGATCTTGCAGCAATGCCAGGAGACACCCACGCAACTCCGTGACCGTGTTGCGCGTATGGCCCCTCGTTACGCGGAATATATCGGCGCGAGGAATAAGCTCATAACGGGGAACTTGCGCCTCGTCGTCTCCATCGCCAAGACGTACTGCAACCGCGGCTTGAGCTTCCTGGACCTCGTCCAGGAAGGGAATTCCGGCCTCATGCGTGCGGCGGAAAAGTTTGAGTACCGCAGAGGCTTCAAATTCTGTACCTACGCCACATGGTGGATACGACAAGCGATAACACGCGCCATCTCCGACCAGAGTCATTCCGCGAACCTTGCCGCCAATCCAACGCAATTGCGCACAGTCATCAACCGCCTCTGGCATCAATACGAACGCGAACCGACGACGGAGGAGGTGGCCGAAGCCGGCGGATTCGCCCTGAAAGATGTGGAGAAGTACATGCGCAGGAAAAGAACTCCTCTGAGCCTCGATTACCCCGTCGGATCCAAACAAGAGGATACCATCGGTTCGATGGAGGAAGATTTGCGGTATGAACCGCCCAGTACCCGCGCCGTGCAATCGGAACAGGGAGCGCGTATCGCGGAGGTGCTGGAGAGTTGTTCCATACGGGAACGGGCAATCATCCAAATGCGTTACGGTTTGAAGGACGGAATTGACTATACCCTCAAAGAGGTGGGTCAAATCTTCGGCGTGACCCGCGAACGGATACGACAGATTGAAGCGAAAACCATCCGGAAGATGCAAGGTCCATCCCGGAGTAATCAGTTGAAGGGCTTGATGGACGATGGGGGCGAGGGACGCGAGGCGCTCTCCTACAAGTTCAATTCCCTCCAGCAAAACATCCTGCGCACCGTGCATGAACTTGAAGGTAAACCACCTGTCGCTCGCAAGCGAGGGGAGGAACCCCCTGCGGACGAGAAGATCATCCGTAGGCACATCCAACAATTGATCCAAGAAGGTTTCCTTAGGGAGAGACACCTCAAGGGTGAGTATCCTCCCCTCATGAGCGTTTGCCTCACGCGGAAAGGAAAGGCTGAGTACTTCAAACTCCCTGCCGAATCACCTGGGAATGCGTGA
- a CDS encoding cation diffusion facilitator family transporter, which produces MNRGIRSVQIGLVINALMAAVKFAAGFFGHSYALIADGIESTTDIASSLVIWGGLRISAVPPDKEHPYGHGRAEAIAASVVALTLLAAAAVNAYAAVREILTPHSTPAPFTLVVLALVVITKETLFKNVYKVGSETGSHAVKTDAWHHRSDAITSAAAFVGITISLIGGPGWEGADDWAALAVTVVIAINAFQLLRPSVHELMDKVHAGPESEALIAAALAVEGVRAVEKIRVRKLGTQYHVDAHVHADGSLSLRDAHIISGKVKSAFRVFLPNMVDASVHMEPYGE; this is translated from the coding sequence ATGAACCGCGGCATACGTTCCGTACAAATCGGCCTCGTGATCAACGCGCTCATGGCTGCGGTCAAATTTGCGGCGGGCTTTTTTGGGCACTCCTACGCCCTCATTGCGGACGGCATCGAATCCACCACGGACATCGCCTCCTCCCTCGTCATCTGGGGCGGCTTGCGCATTTCCGCCGTACCTCCGGACAAGGAACACCCGTACGGGCATGGGAGGGCGGAAGCCATCGCCGCCTCGGTGGTGGCGCTCACGCTCCTCGCGGCGGCGGCCGTCAACGCCTACGCGGCGGTGCGGGAGATCCTCACGCCGCACTCCACGCCCGCCCCCTTTACGCTCGTCGTCCTCGCCCTGGTTGTGATCACCAAGGAGACGCTTTTCAAGAACGTTTACAAGGTGGGCAGCGAGACGGGCAGCCACGCCGTAAAGACGGACGCCTGGCACCACCGCAGCGATGCCATCACGTCCGCGGCGGCGTTCGTGGGCATCACCATTTCCCTCATCGGCGGCCCGGGATGGGAGGGGGCGGATGACTGGGCGGCGCTCGCCGTCACCGTGGTCATCGCCATCAACGCGTTCCAATTGCTGCGGCCTTCCGTGCATGAGCTGATGGATAAGGTCCACGCCGGCCCGGAAAGCGAAGCGCTCATCGCAGCGGCGCTCGCAGTGGAGGGCGTGCGTGCGGTGGAGAAGATAAGGGTACGCAAGCTGGGTACGCAGTACCACGTGGACGCCCACGTGCATGCGGACGGCTCGCTCTCTCTCCGTGACGCCCACATCATCAGCGGCAAGGTGAAATCCGCCTTCCGCGTATTCCTGCCCAACATGGTGGACGCCTCCGTCCACATGGAACCGTACGGGGAGTAA
- a CDS encoding helix-turn-helix transcriptional regulator — MKNRIKELRAKANLTQEELARRVGVRRETVLYLEQGKYNPSLRLAHDVAKALHASLDDVFLFEG; from the coding sequence ATGAAGAACCGCATCAAAGAGCTCCGGGCGAAGGCAAACCTGACGCAGGAAGAGCTGGCGCGGCGCGTGGGCGTGCGGAGGGAAACGGTCCTCTACTTGGAACAGGGGAAATACAATCCGTCACTCCGCCTCGCGCACGACGTGGCCAAGGCGCTTCACGCTTCCTTGGACGACGTGTTCCTGTTCGAGGGGTGA